The window TGAGATCAGCTCGGAGAATTGGTCCAGATTTCAGTTCAGCGACCTTATATTTACCGGATTGTTCGTTACATCTATACAGTTTGACTGGGCTTGGCATATTGACTCGGTAAAGGCGATCCGGCTTGACCACTCTTGTGGCAGGATTTAAAATACTGGCGAACAGTTGTCTATCTTCCTCCGGTAGTGTTTGTTCGTAACCATCATCGATGATGATAATACGACCattgttattttcttttctcaCTTCCAAGATACTGGCAGCGTGTCGTTTGTGCAATGGATCTGCTGATGATCCCAACCAAAGGAATACGATAGCCCTATGTaccattatattattattaatatattataacagaaTGATTAATGATTATTCAATTCAATTTCCTACGCACTGTGATAGAACGTCCACAAGAATAACGTCCCGTGAACTGAAATGATCCCAATGAACTTTTTCAAGTTCTGTCAAGACAGGGATCGCTACGCCAGTTACTCTATGCAATTTGCATGATGGTGTTTCAAAGTGGAAATTTTCAATAACAAGATGCTGGCGGAAATAGGCTAAAAATCTAGGACTTTCTCGTCCTTGGGCCTCCCTTGATAGTATCGTGGCAGATATTTGGGAATCTAATTCGGCCGCTCGAAGGGCTGCTGCCCCAGATATTGTTGAATCGCAAGCAGATCCAATCCAGAAATGAATTACACGAACTATCGCAGTCGATTTTATCTCCTTAACCTGTTTAAACGATATAAAGAATATAGTTTACGCATATAATTAAACTGTGGAtgtttatataaattcaaatttttataaacataattaaaaaaggatatcttttaattttccataaatgcactCGAAGTCTACATGTGGTTGACCAAAaatcatagtggtgtaagtGAAGACTTATTTTAACATTCAAAAGTACATAATATTTCTTTAATTCTATAGTTAATTAAGTTACAACTTTATTCTTTAAAGGAGAAAGAATTACCGGCATTCCAGGGTAAGGTAGTGGACCGTCTTTCGGTGACACCGCGTAGATAATGTATGCCAACTCTGAGAGGAAATGTCCCATATTACTTCCTGTAACGGCTGTAACTCGTAAACCCTGTTGCACGAACATTAAAGGAAAATTTAGTACTTCACACTTTCACTCTTTGTACTCTTTAAACTCTCGAAAAGCAGCCTAGCTAACTAAAACTATGTGATACATTTAAACTACGtgcatatatcgtaatataacgGGGAGTATAAATTATGttgcatttttattttgttacggTACCTCGATTTTCCAAATGCGAAATGTACTGCTGTTCCTCGGAACATTCTTAAAGATTTCACCGTTAGAATCATCGGAACGGCAGGTTCTGTCGTCCTGAGACACATAATTGAAATTTGACTTTTAGGAAACTGTACTCTTTTTTAAGTAGgcaaattttgtataaataacTTTTATCATATGACAAAGCAATCTTttgttatttaaatgaattttgcAAATGAATCTTGTTTTATACGCGCAAAATAGTCCGGTAATAACGTTATCGCAAACTTTAATTTCAAGGATTTTATAATGGGTCATGATATCGAATTGATGTAGTCATTGGTCATATACGCGTTATCGAGCAAAAATAAGAAACAAGCGATATGGAAAATGAATCCGTGAAATTACAATTTTGGTCATTTTCGCGGTAAAATTATATTGACCTTCGTTTCTGCTGGTAGTCTGAGACATAcaatggctcacgaaagtatttgaatacttgTGGGAATTCTTTTTGGATATATTATGtacgttatacgaaacattatGGGATTTCACtagcactgtaacgagacacaactatcgtgattatatcgataaaatttgaaacgaatctgaagatgtatatggaagttgcaagatatttataatacatataatatattcattaaaaattctcatgaatgtttaaatactttcgtgagacATTGTATTCTGTTTTCTTTTATACTTTTCATAGTCCAAGTTAGTGTAATAATAATACCGGCCCGTATATTCTCCACACGCTTTCCTTCGCTCAATCGAAATTGTTATTTCTACTGTATCTTTAATTACACACCGGCTCTTCGATCCTTCCCAATAGTTCTGACATTTGCCACTGTTTCTTGATTTTCAAACACGATTTTATTTTTCGCGCTCTTATCGATCACTGACCGTCCGATCCTTTATGAATTACTTGTCTATTTGAAATTGATCGAGCACCTGCTTGATCGTTTCGGATCTCGAACTCGGAATCACGACACGAGTGTGCGCGCCTGTATTTCGCAACGGAGAAACGCGATCAGTGCTCGCACTGAACGGTTGCTGGCAGAAAACTGGGGTATGAGAACTCACGGGAGTGAGGTCCTCGGAAGGACTTAATCGCAGGTGATCCGTAATCGTGCGTCTGTATGTTTGTGCACGCAACTATTATATGTAAGTCTGTTTCTCTCTATGTTTATGTTTGCGGCCATAATTGAACGGCCTAAAGAAATATAGCTGGCGAAATAATcattatttttatcaaaaattaATTGCCGTGTACTTTTCACGGCGGATGGTGTTTCTACTGGAGCAGAATGTAAGCAAGAATAAGTGTTACAGAGAAGCGGATGTATATTGTTTCTGTATCCACAGAAGTAGCTTCCAATTAGACGCGGTGGCACAGTTTGAATGCGGAGAATATTCATATTTGATACTTAATTGGTAACGAAGAATAGATAATTTTGGACCTTCCTGAAAAAAGGATCGCGTTATTTCGATAATCTCTTAAATTACGAGGTTACTGTCACTGGACTAAGCTAAATCCATAAACATTCGTTTCGACACCAATAACTTTTTATGACTGATTTGTTAATTACTTCTATGCTTTCCATAGATATCTATCGTGCGTTGTCCTGATTTTGctacaatatatgtatttcaatAGCGATGAGGTAACACGCTGTTACCTCCGGGTATGCGCCGATTGCCGTTAATGCTCTAACTTGCACATAGGTGTAGGTGATGCAAAGTGCAACGTTCGCACGTATACAGCCACGCTATTGTCTTTGCAGATAATGCAGATGCATCTCCACGTTCATTCATGTCCACGCCCGCACACACGTACGTTACGAACGGTACGTGTGTACACTGTACACGTGTTATTCGAGCGTCGTCCGCGACGATCATTTGCGGCAGGAAGTGGTGACTACACTTGCCGCACGCCCACCAACCTGTATATAGCCGAATCTCTCGCGAACGATCGTTTCGCGAGGAAGTAAAAATTGTTGTTGTACAAGTTGACGTTGTTTTACCAGATTTATAGTGCGGGAAAAACTCTTTTCCCTTAGCAGTAATACGGTATGTAATGATATTTTTGCTACTACTTTctagaattataaaatattacttcGTGTAAAAGAATTGGCAAAAATGCAAAATCAAAAGACAGATAAGATACAACACAATTTGTTGCTGTTCAAATTGGTGGTTGTTGTTTTGTCAAATTTATCGCGCAGAAAAAATTCTTTCCTtcgttccctttcttttttttttttttttaagctgTAATACGGtatgtaataatattattaattacttatggaattataatacattatttcacatgaaagaattaaaaaaaagcaagactaaaaaatataataaaacacgataaaattaaaaacgtatgtatttatttatgaatGTTTAACTTTGTTCTTTTCCTTATCCCGGTTAGTTTTGCGTCTTTGGTTTCACATAGTTACGCTCCTCTGCAGACTCACCCGTCTAGAGAAATCCATCGTTCTTTCTTCTCCGTTTTTCCGTCACGTCATTTAAAGGAATGTATACGAACGAATCCGCGGCGATATGCACGAAGGAGCAGAAGAAGAGGCGTTTGCTGCGAGGTAACACCGTCTAACTGTACGTGAACACAACTGATACCATGCGTTCCTGGCTAAAAAGAAACCGTAGCGGTGCAGACTCGTCCGGAAGTCAGCCCGGAACCCCGACCGGCCAGCCGTGACCAACGGGTACTTGTTGGATATACGTTTCAACCATGCGGGCATCGCCTCTACGCCATACACATCTCGCTTCAGCGCACCTGTTCTGTACCTTTCTAACGTCATTCTGACATGTTGAAGGTCCTCTATCGTgctcttctttttcctcttggTTATCTTCGTTCGAATAACGGAGACAACGTAACGATCGTGATTATCTTGTATCGTTTCATGGAAGATGAAGAGGGTAATTGTTACActcttttatttattacagagaattaaatttaaaaaaagacgaatatttcttttaacaatgaatgaaataatataatagtacAGAGTATAATACACACAAATTTGAAAAAGCAtagattaattataaatttaaaaaatgtaatatacgTACAGTTTCACTTATAACGCGATCCTGTTCcagaaaaattattgcaactcAATGGTCTTCCTAAAAATTACTTGGGTACACCAAGTGTATTCAATActatcgtaatataatataattgtaatacGTAATATACATGTTGAAGTCGTGTGAATCTAAAAGTTGCTCATTTATTATGTTACTGAAGGGTGTTGTTTTTCCATGCGCGTCCATCTGGCACCTGTCAGTCGATTTTAACGGATACGAGAAATTTTTGAAGTCtttttatatgataattataatataGCAATTTTATATGACGCGGTAAGAAGCCGATGGATTGGAGAAATGACGAATCTGACCACTCAAGCGGTTTGTGACTGTTTTGTCGCAGGTTGTGAACCCTTCGGTTTCATCAATATTAAATCGCGTCTTTTCTTTTGTGAGTAGTTGAAAATTTTGCATGGGACGAGAGAAATCTTTTGTCCAAGACTATGAGCGATATATGTTTGTCAGTGGCATTAGGATGTAATGTCTGTTCTCAAGGAGTACAGGTTTACACAATTTGTTCAATGttgaaaaatttctttattttcgacgtagtataaattattacttttttatgaaaattcaaaatttccCAATAGGCGAATTTTGGCAATTGTAAAGAGTCAAGGAGCTTTACATCGGCTCTTGAACGTTTGGAACTAGAGGCAGAAATTGAATCCAGAAATGATATGATACCGCTTCGTCGAACAAGCGATGTGCAAACTGAACCACCCGATGATATTGACCAAGAATTGTTCGGTTTAAATACTAAAGATATGTTGCCCTATAAGAAATCTGTTCAACATTCTGACATTTTGAATTTTCAAGTATGATTTATAAATTTTGATAtataatatcataaaatatattatttataaaattgtgtaTTTTAGGGTGTCATGCATTCACCAGAAGATATTGCTCGTTATTGGAAAAAAGACTCGCGAATGTGGCTTTGGAAATCTGTAAAGCTCATGCGAAGAAGGAACAAATTAAAATCATCTAATATATGTCCAGtaaataaagaaaatgaagaagagTAATAATCTGAATATCATCTACAATTTTAGATGTAAAGTTTTGTTGCATTTATAATGCTGTTTTATCGTTGATGTCGCTGTTTTAAATCGATTATACTTTTTGATAAGTGTATGTATCATTGAAGAATAActttgtaaataaaatactttagttttcatataatataatttgtatTACTTTTTGATTCTATTATAACAACTTATATgcaataaaaaaatgtattaatttaaatattttactcaTATCATAATAATAGATAAGCGTAATGTTTACGTTATCTTTTAAAAGTGTAATCATGGTTTTTTTGAAATATGTACaagatataatatatagatCTATTAAACGAATTACAATCGTTTTAACCACAAGTTTCTACAGAATCCAATTCTTGTCTGTCTTTGAGTGTTTCACCCATTTCAAAGCGTACAAAGTCCAAGATTTCAGTCTGCTCACTTTGCAATAACTGCTGTATAGATATACTAGgatcaaataaaaattcttgATACAGCATAACAGGTTCGTCATCTACATTATCATGGGGCTGATCTACCTTTACATCACCAATTTTGGTTGGGTTCATGCCtaatattgaaacaaatattaCTACAAACCTATACTTacatataaagaaataatatggTAGATTAACTGAAAGATAAATATAAGTACCAATAATATGCTGACAAAGTTGCATTcccaaaatatttttctttttatcagattttaaaaCCACGAATGCTCCATATCGTCCAAATAATGAAGATACTGGGTTTACAGAAGTAGGATGTATGCAACCATATAGATGTACACCTGGTTGTACACTCATACATAATGCACgccttatattaatattttctccTATAAGTCCAATAGTTAAAGCAGAATGATCACTTAAACTTTTACCATCATCTGCATATAATTTACTTATTGCTTCTGTACATAACATAGTTTTCTTGATTAATGAATCCTGTTCAATTGTCATTCCATGTTTTAATACAGCAGCAAGTATGATCTCTGTTAGCTCATAGAACTTCTTATTTCTTGCAACAAAATCTGTTTCACAATTAATTTCTACAAGAGCTCCATGATTATTATTAATGATCATTGCTATTAATCCTTGAGAAGTCGTCCTGGATTTTAATTTCATTGCTTGAGACCAGCCTTGAGCCTGAGCCTGTTCCTTTAACCATTGTTCAGCctacaatattttaaaaattaatgtttaataataattaataattaaaaattgatgTTCTTACATAGCTTAATGCTTGACTTACTTTTACTATGTCATTGTCATTTAACTCTAAAGCTTTTTTACAATTTACAAATGTATATCCAGTTTTCTTGCGCAATTTGCTTAACAATGTTTTTTGTGATGTGTAGCAAAGTACATAATTTGTATGTATTGAACGAAAAAATTGACGTAGAATCATCTGAAATGCTACTTACGTTATTTCACATAAAAGAAGAttgaaaaaatattacattaatgAGACCTAACCTTAAAATATCTCAACTTTATTTTGAATCATATTCTACTTAAATATAATGACAATTATAATCAAATGaccttaaaataatattttcattcgaaattttttataaatcctatacaagtcgatcaatttcgttGCCTAGAAACTACAGTCAATTGCAGTCATAAGAGTTGCTCTATTCGTAACTTAATGACATTAAATATATAGAAAGAGATTTTTAACGCATTATATTGTAAAGTATTATACAGTGATATTATTCTTTGAACTTCTAATTTCGAGaaaatattatgttgcaatatACTTACCGTGAAACAGCTTAAAGATAAAAATGTAGTCCAGCACTAAAACTGAGTCCGAAAGTGGCGCCGTCTATGCCGATGCAAAATTCAATCGCAAGGTAGCAATAAACATCAATTTTCTGAATTACATTTCATCATGCAACTTctaatttcgttttattaaaatttcaaaatatatattcACTATACAGATATATCTGGAGTTGTATTCTAAGTATAAGATATCTTCGATATTTCGGTCTCTAATAACAAGTAGTTTCAACATGGAATGTGATTGTGAGGAAATGACATCATGTGAGGGTATTACGCGTCCGGCGGTTCAAAAAATACG of the Bombus affinis isolate iyBomAffi1 chromosome 6, iyBomAffi1.2, whole genome shotgun sequence genome contains:
- the LOC126917329 gene encoding elongation factor Ts, mitochondrial; the protein is MILRQFFRSIHTNYVLCYTSQKTLLSKLRKKTGYTFVNCKKALELNDNDIVKAEQWLKEQAQAQGWSQAMKLKSRTTSQGLIAMIINNNHGALVEINCETDFVARNKKFYELTEIILAAVLKHGMTIEQDSLIKKTMLCTEAISKLYADDGKSLSDHSALTIGLIGENINIRRALCMSVQPGVHLYGCIHPTSVNPVSSLFGRYGAFVVLKSDKKKNILGMQLCQHIIGMNPTKIGDVKVDQPHDNVDDEPVMLYQEFLFDPSISIQQLLQSEQTEILDFVRFEMGETLKDRQELDSVETCG